The DNA region CCAGCAGGTCGCGCAGCACCTCATCGGCGCGGTCGGCGTCGACGTTGGCCGTCGGCTCGTCGAGCACGAGAACCGGGAAGTCGGCCAGCAGGGCGCGTGCGAGGGCGATGCGCTGCGCCTGTCCACCGGATACGCGCGACCCGTGCTCGCCGAGGGCCGTGGCCAGCCCGCTGCGGGAGGCCGCCCAGTCGGCGAGACCGACGCGAGAGAGCACGGCCGTGAGCTCGGCGTCTGTCGCCGTCTCCCGCGCGAAGACGAGATTGTCGCGAAGCGTCGCGTCGAAGATCCACGGCTGCTGCTCGCACAATCCGATCACGGTACGGATGCCGTCCTGCTGCAGCCGGTTCGCCTCGACCCCGCCCAGCGTGTACGAGCCCTCGTAGTCGAGCAGCCGCACGAGGGCATGCGCGAGCGTCGTCTTTCCGGCGCCACTGCCGCCGCGCACAAGCAACCGTTCGCCCGGACGCACCACGAGGTCGAGCGGCCCCACGGAACCGCCGCCGTCCGGCCAGTGCGCGGCGAGCCCGCGCAGGCTGATGGTGACGTCGGTTCCGGGGACCACCGCGCGAGCACCGGTGTCGTCGACCGGCAGCTCACGGGGCGCGATCTCCGGCACGGCCGACGCCACCCTCTCGGCACTGGAACGGACCGACCGCCACGCCCCGACGGCGGCGGGGAGCATCGAGCAGACCTCGAAGACGGCGAGGGGCACCAGCACGATGACCGCCAGCTCCGGACCCTCGAGGCTTCCGGTGCGCAGGGCGGGAACGGCGATGAGCACACCGGCCAGGGTCGCAGCCCCGGCGGCGAGCGACACCACCGCTGAGGAGAGTCCGGCCCCGACCGCCGCCCGGGTCTCCGCCCGACGGAGGGCAACATCCGCTGCCGACACCCTCTGGAGGCTCGCATCGACAGCGCCATAGGCGATGAGGGTGTCGAGTGCAGACAACAGGTCGACGAGCGCCGCGTTCACAGCTCCTCGACGGGGAGCTATGGCCGCATCGGCGCGGGACGAGACCGCGGAGTGCAGCACGGTGCCCGCGATGAAGGCCACAGCGAGGCAGCAGGCGAGAGCCACGGCGGCTGCAGAGCTGATGGTCCACAGGAATGCCACGCTGCCGAGCGCCGTCACCGCGGCCACGAGGGCCGGCTGCAGCACCCGCAGCGGCAGGTTCTGCAGCTCGTCGACATCGCGGGAGAACCTCGTGAGCAGGTCGCCGCGCCCGATCGCCTTCATGCCGTCCGGCGCGAGCGGAACCAGACGCTCCAGCAGCTCCACCCGCAATCGGGTGAGTTGCCGGAGTGCGGCATCGTGGGTGACGAGCCGCTCGAGATAGCGGAACGCTCCTCGCGCGATGGCGAAGGCTCGCACGCCGACGACGGCGAGCGAGATGTAGACGATCGACGGCTGCTCGGCAGCACGCGCGATGAGCCAGGCGGAGCACGCGAGGAGGGCGACGGCCGACCCGGCGCTCAGAGCTCCCACGAGAACGCCGGGGACGAATCGTCGCGCCGGCGGCTGCGCCGACTGCAGCACGGCGCGAGTGCGCTCAGACACGCACGACCTCCTCGAGCCTGATGACATCGTCGGCGGCCGCGATGACGGCTGGCCGGTGGGTCACGACGATGACGATGGCACCGGATGCCGCAGCAGAGCGCAGCTGCTCGATGACGCTCTGCTCGCTGGCCGCATCGAGCGCCGACGACGGCTCGTCGAGCAGCAGGATGGGGCATCCG from Leifsonia sp. Root1293 includes:
- the cydC gene encoding thiol reductant ABC exporter subunit CydC, with product MSERTRAVLQSAQPPARRFVPGVLVGALSAGSAVALLACSAWLIARAAEQPSIVYISLAVVGVRAFAIARGAFRYLERLVTHDAALRQLTRLRVELLERLVPLAPDGMKAIGRGDLLTRFSRDVDELQNLPLRVLQPALVAAVTALGSVAFLWTISSAAAVALACCLAVAFIAGTVLHSAVSSRADAAIAPRRGAVNAALVDLLSALDTLIAYGAVDASLQRVSAADVALRRAETRAAVGAGLSSAVVSLAAGAATLAGVLIAVPALRTGSLEGPELAVIVLVPLAVFEVCSMLPAAVGAWRSVRSSAERVASAVPEIAPRELPVDDTGARAVVPGTDVTISLRGLAAHWPDGGGSVGPLDLVVRPGERLLVRGGSGAGKTTLAHALVRLLDYEGSYTLGGVEANRLQQDGIRTVIGLCEQQPWIFDATLRDNLVFARETATDAELTAVLSRVGLADWAASRSGLATALGEHGSRVSGGQAQRIALARALLADFPVLVLDEPTANVDADRADEVLRDLLAAASSDGRTVILISHGAVPADLVDRTVTLVDGRIPA